The nucleotide window TCGCGCGCCACCACGGCAGCAGCTTGAGGCCGCGCTGCAATTCCTGGTTGTCGCCGGTCAGTTCCTGCGTTTGCGCCTGCAGAGTTTTGACTTGCTCTTCGGCGGCGTCGGCCTTCTGTTGCGCCGCCTGCGACTGCGCGTTGAGCGATTCGACCTGGTTCTTCAGCGTCGATACTTCCGCGGCGAACGGCTTGGGCACTTTCAGCACCGCGTCGGCCATCAATTCGCTGTCGGGGTGCAGCCGGTTTGCCTTCGCCAGGTCATCCGGCGTGATACCGAACATCTGCGCGATCGTCCCCAGAGTGTCGCCGGGGCGCACCGTGTAAGGAATCATGCCGGCGGGCACGGGCTTGGCGATCGGCTTGGGCGGCGCGTCTTCAGCAGGCTCGTCGGCAGCTTCGGGATCGACGGGCGCAAGCCGCGTCGCAGGCGCCGGTCGCGGACGGACAGGTCGCGGCGCGGGCGCCGAAGGGGGAATCGTTCGCTCGGAAAAGTCCGATTGCGCAAAACCAC belongs to Candidatus Binatus sp. and includes:
- a CDS encoding LysM peptidoglycan-binding domain-containing protein; this encodes MDAQWMSLSRIILALAIAVIVASAQSGFAQSDFSERTIPPSAPAPRPVRPRPAPATRLAPVDPEAADEPAEDAPPKPIAKPVPAGMIPYTVRPGDTLGTIAQMFGITPDDLAKANRLHPDSELMADAVLKVPKPFAAEVSTLKNQVESLNAQSQAAQQKADAAEEQVKTLQAQTQELTGDNQELQRGLKLLPWWRATAVSIGIAALIMFGVMALTLFEWWRMRRRFVALAEMTDALSRLDHKYKAMLAKAELRLQQLYGRRRQGITEGQPRPKMPEEIEIERLNEELKEILQLHLQRMGARLQGSRRRKGWREMFGGGDVSSAVEARSARR